A window of Motilibacter peucedani genomic DNA:
GGGGGAAGGTGAGAGCGGGCAGGTGACCGGCTCGGCCGGCCCAGAGGACGAAGGTCCTTGCGCTGTAGCGGGTGCTCGGCCCGGTAGCGAGCCACGCATCGAGGTGCGCCTGACTCATGCTGCTGAACTCGATGCCGTCGGCTTCGAGGAAGGTCAGCAGCTGCCCTGCCGTGGTGATGCTCTGGCGGGCAGCATTCGAGGCAGTGGGCTTCAGAGTTCCCTCGCCGGCAGCGCGTCGCAGGCGGCGCAGGTGGTGCCAGGTGGCGAATCGCTGAAGCAGTGCCCTCGCTGGCGGGGAGTAGCCGGCCAGGGTCGCCTCGAGCCAGGCGGTGAACAGCAGCAGCGTCCTGTCCTGCTGCGGCAGCGCGTCGTGGCGCATCAGCAGCTCGCGCAGATGGCTGGCTGTGCGGCGAGCGGGATCGTGGTCGAAGGTCTCGTGAGACAGGGCGAGGTCGCCGGTGGCAAGCCCACTGAGGATTCGTCGGACGTCCGGGTTCCGCATCCAGATCAGTGCGCTGCGGGGATGGGCCTGCTCGCATACTGCGGTGAGAAATGTCTGCAGCCGCCGAGGAACGTGACCGTGGTTGTCGTCCAGGAGGGCAGTGAAGTCGTCTCGGAGGCAGCAGCGGGCGCAGGCGCCGCGGCGGTGGGGCTCGTCCTCCTGCCCGCAGCGGGCGCAGGTGAAGTCCTGCTCGATGCCAGCGCAGGAGCGGCAGATCGGCTGGCTGTCCTCGTCGAGGCCGGGGAGGAGTCTTGGCTGCCCGCAGCGCGGGCAGGGCCCGTGTCGTCGGGTGGCCTGCTGGTAGCAGCGGCGGCAGACGTAGCCCTCCGGCCAGGACACGCCGCGCCGCGGGCCGGTGACGCGGCAGCGGACGCAGGTGGCTGGGGTGCGCTCACTCATCTCGGCGCACCCGCGCTCGACGCGGTCGTCCAGTGGTAGCCAGGTCGAGGACTTCGCCGCCGCCGCCGCTTGCCTTACGGTCGGCCGCGATCTGCACGTCGGTGACGATCAGGTCTGCTGGTGTGCAAGCGAAGATGTCACAGAGTGCGGCGAGCACCGGCAGGCTGAGCCGCTCTGGGGCCTGGGTCACGAGCCGGTGGACCTGTGAGGGGGAGAGGTCGATGCCACGCTCGTCAAGCAGCGGCAACAGCGCGGTGGTGGCGAACATGTCGTGCTCGGCCATGAGGTCACGCAGTCGCCAGCGGTAGGTGGGGCGGCGGGTCATCGGGTCTCCTGACCTAGCTGGTTCGCGGCGCTCAGGGTCTTGTCCAGGGCCCGACGCAGCATCGAGGTGCGGTAGTCGGAGGACACGCAGGTGTAGAGCGAGGTGGTGGAGGCGTGCTCGTGCCCGACCTGCTGCTGCACGAACAGGGCGTCGAAGCCGTCCTCGATCAGGTGCGTGACGTAGGAGCGGCGAAGCGAGTGCAGGTCCAGCGCCTCGTCCAGGCCGACCTCGCGCCGGTAGCGGGCGAACACACGGTTCAAGTGGGTGAGGGCGACGCGTCCTGAGCGCTCTGAGGGGAACAGTGCGGGTTCACTGCCGGCGGTGGGGTAGTGGCCACGGACCTGAGTTACCCACTCCTCGAGGCATTCTGCGGCCCAGTCCCAGACGGTCAACACACCGCGGCGCTTGGCGGGGGATCCGCGCATCGCCTTGCCGTGCCGGACGTAGAGGACGCCGAACCTGCCGAACTCTGCGGCTTTGGCGTTGAGCCCGAAGTCGACGACGTCGAGCATGCGGACCTCGTTGCGGCGAAGGCCCCAGGCGTAGGCGGTCTTGAAGATGACCGCGTCGCGAAAGGCTGACAGGGCGCCTTTGCGACCGGCCTGACGTATCTGGTCGACCTGCGCGTCGGCGTGGTCGAAGAACGCCTGCAGCTCATCACGGGTGAAGGCGCGCTTGGTCGGTCTGGACTCGACGTCGCTGACGTGGCGGGAGGTGTTCTCCTCCAGGCACACCTGCACTGGATGGGTGCCGAAAAGCCGCTCGCACTCAGCGGACCAGCCGTAGGCGGGGTCGGTGATGAACCAGCAGAACTGGCGCAGCGAGCTCTGCAGCGCGCGCAACGTGCTGTGGCTGATGTGCCGATGCACCCGCAGGTCGGTGAACCACTCGTCCGCCAACTGCGGGTTCCACCGCCAGGGCCACTCGTTGCTGTGCATGTGGAACCGGCGCACCGCCCGCTCCCGAGAGTCGATGGTGACGAAACTGAG
This region includes:
- a CDS encoding helix-turn-helix domain-containing protein codes for the protein MTRRPTYRWRLRDLMAEHDMFATTALLPLLDERGIDLSPSQVHRLVTQAPERLSLPVLAALCDIFACTPADLIVTDVQIAADRKASGGGGEVLDLATTGRPRRARVRRDE
- a CDS encoding tyrosine-type recombinase/integrase, whose amino-acid sequence is MAKDGTFVGVMPLHLVGREPLKHPAEQMLEAMLDGWRSQQLARGLSFVTIDSRERAVRRFHMHSNEWPWRWNPQLADEWFTDLRVHRHISHSTLRALQSSLRQFCWFITDPAYGWSAECERLFGTHPVQVCLEENTSRHVSDVESRPTKRAFTRDELQAFFDHADAQVDQIRQAGRKGALSAFRDAVIFKTAYAWGLRRNEVRMLDVVDFGLNAKAAEFGRFGVLYVRHGKAMRGSPAKRRGVLTVWDWAAECLEEWVTQVRGHYPTAGSEPALFPSERSGRVALTHLNRVFARYRREVGLDEALDLHSLRRSYVTHLIEDGFDALFVQQQVGHEHASTTSLYTCVSSDYRTSMLRRALDKTLSAANQLGQETR